Proteins from one Naumovozyma castellii chromosome 3, complete genome genomic window:
- the PGS1 gene encoding CDP-diacylglycerol--glycerol-3-phosphate 3-phosphatidyltransferase (ancestral locus Anc_1.415) — MLTVIRTAIVHQPTRMISTHSSPHFETIKQKLKALLKTKFFFEEGQIEILDTPTNFYNTLKSKISLAERRIFIASLYLGKSENELIQCISEAMRRNDKLKVYFLIDGLRGTRESPSLCSATLLAQLDKNFGDRVDCRVYKTPKFIGWKKSLIPRRFNEGIGLQHMKIYGFDDDVLMSGANLSNDYFTNRQDRYYLFKKAPFFANYYFKLHQLISSISYQVKYSSQDSSKFNLLWPKSNLTIKPTLLTKRRFLQDTSAKLAKFLHEPPSQDTTQLLTKDESEYPTVVYPISQFTPLFPKHFDLSTEKPTMLTLLKSKKYPINWVFTAGYFNIHADLKQMLLTTPTNHSTVITASSHANGFYQSKGPSGMLPDAYTYLSYKFLKSVPSNQGITLREWKNGIVTEANGWSYHAKGVWLLNDDLIPYCTVIGSSNYTRRSYSLDLESNCVILSDDNELRRSMRGELDKLLSHTEEVTVKDFENEDDRHVSWKVKLATGIFGKRL; from the coding sequence ATGTTAACCGTTATAAGAACTGCCATTGTACATCAACCAACACGCATGATCTCTACCCACTCATCACCACATTTTGAAACCATCAAACAAAAGTTGAAGGCTCTCCTGAAGACGAAGTTCTTCTTCGAGGAGGGGCAGATCGAGATACTGGATACACCAACAAATTTCTACAATACATTAAAATCCAAGATTTCACTTGCTGAAAGGAGAATATTTATTGCTTCTTTATATCTGGGGAAATCTGAAAATGAGTTAATCCAATGCATTTCCGAAGCTATGAGGagaaatgataaattgaaagtttattttcttattgATGGTCTTAGAGGTACAAGAGAGAGCCCCTCATTATGTTCAGCTACTTTACTAGCTCAATTAGACAAGAATTTTGGTGATCGTGTAGATTGTAGAGTTTATAAGACTCCGAAATTTATAGGGTGGAAGAAGTCTTTAATTCCAAGACGGTTTAACGAAGGTATCGGATTACAACATATGAAGATATACGgatttgatgatgatgtgCTTATGTCCGGAGCTAATTTATCGAATGACTATTTCACCAACAGACAAGATCGATACTACCTTTTCAAGAAGGCACCATTTTTTGCCAATTACTATTTTAAGTTGCATCAATTAATCAGTAGCATAAGTTATCAAGTGAAATATTCATCTCAAGATTCTTCGAAATTTAATCTTTTATGGCCCAAGTCGAACCTTACAATAAAACCTACATTATTAACCAAACGTAGGTTTTTGCAAGACACTAGTGCCAAATTAGctaaatttcttcatgaACCACCCAGTCAGGATACCACACAGTTATTAACCAAGGATGAATCTGAATATCCAACTGTAGTATACCCAATATCTCAATTTACACCATTATTTCCCAAGCATTTTGACTTATCAACAGAGAAACCCACAATGTTAACATTATTAAAAAGTAAGAAGTATCCAATTAATTGGGTTTTCACGGCAGggtatttcaatattcatGCTGATTTGAAGCAAATGTTGTTAACGACTCCAACAAATCATTCTACGGTGATCACAGCTTCATCACATGCTAATGGATTCTACCAATCGAAGGGACCCTCGGGAATGTTACCTGATGCATACACATATCTTTCatataaatttttaaaatctgTTCCCAGTAATCAGGGAATAACATTAAGAGAATGGAAGAATGGTATAGTTACTGAGGCCAACGGGTGGTCGTATCATGCTAAGGGGGTATGGCTATTAAATGATGATCTAATTCCATATTGTACTGTTATTGGTTCTTCTAATTATACAAGGAGGTCTTATTCCTTAGATTTAGAATCTAATTGTGTCATTTTAAGTGACGATAATGAATTGAGGCGAAGTATGAGGGGAGAGTTAGATAAATTGCTGAGTCATACGGAGGAAGTGACAGTGAAGGATTTTGAAAACGAAGATGACAGACATGTTAGTTGGAAAGTGAAATTGGCCACTGGCATATTCGGTAAGAGATTATGA
- the NCAS0C05000 gene encoding uncharacterized protein (ancestral locus Anc_1.416) yields MPTTTIVQLICGLISAAAILYQRRYNKIHRSIYGLSYDLYTFDLLGHLISVYCSLNYKFSPLTRTQLSNRFPLFYPLEDPKIPISSWLVLTHLIIIASGVSVFRQLLAYRSTKHIYQGISLTVVILLSIFSLLAVFTFACSCLNFPKNMGKYGIFYLDHINYLWLAGNIMLTFKFVPQISLNWMGLSTSGVSSKYVILNLLNNLISILEYHVFSKIVQSDLQWWQYPFNYKPIFVSWIQLVSIIIILYQAQFLYVRSNVYLPKGKGSSLLL; encoded by the coding sequence ATGCCTACTACTACTATCGTTCAACTAATATGTGGGCTAATATCTGCAGCTGCTATTCTTTACCAGAGAAGATATAATAAGATTCATAGGTCAATATACGGACTTTCCTATGACCTGTATACGTTTGATTTATTGGGACATCTCATATCCGTGTATTGTTCTCTTAATTATAAGTTTTCACCGCTAACAAGAACACAACTGTCGAACCGATTCCCATTGTTCTATCCCTTGGAAGATCCTAAAATACCGATTTCGTCATGGTTGGTATTGACACATCTCATAATTATTGCATCCGGAGTAAGTGTGTTTAGACAATTATTGGCATACCGGTCAACAAAACATATCTATCAAGGCATATCACTTACCGTTGTCATTTTATTGAGCATCTTCTCTCTATTGGCAGTATTCACATTCGCTTGTTCCTGTCTGAATTTTCCCAAAAATATGGGTAaatatggaatattttatttggatcatATTAATTACCTTTGGTTGGCCGGAAATATCATGCTAACCTTCAAATTTGTACCGcagatttcattaaattggATGGGTCTCTCAACAAGCGGTGTATCATCCAAATATGTCATactaaatttattgaataatctCATCAGTATATTGGAATATCATGTATTCTCAAAAATTGTCCAAAGTGACTTGCAATGGTGGCAATACCCATTTAATTACAAGCCGATCTTTGTCTCATGGATTCAATTGGTTTCAATCATAATTATACTGTATCAAGCACAGTTCCTTTACGTTAGAAGTAACGTTTATTTACCTAAGGGTAAGGGATCATCATTACTTTTATAA
- the RER1 gene encoding protein retrieval receptor (ancestral locus Anc_1.417) produces the protein MLQKLEELKTLYQFYLDQVTPHVKERWIALVALNVAFFLRVVLSQGWYVVCYGLGLFQLNQFLAFLTPKFDMTLQQDEENKELEAGERAEDFKPFIRRLPEFKFWYNSTRATLVALVLSLFRIVDIPVFWPILLMYFLLLFVLTMRKQIQHMIKYRYIPLDIGKKRYNSSA, from the coding sequence ATGTTACAGAAActagaagaattgaaaacaCTTTACCAATTCTATTTGGATCAAGTGACTCCTCACGTGAAAGAGAGATGGATTGCTCTTGTTGCTCTTAACGTTGCGTTCTTCCTCAGAGTCGTACTTTCTCAAGGTTGGTACGTGGTGTGCTACGGGTTGGGtttattccaattgaaCCAATTTCTAGCGTTCTTGACTCCCAAATTCGATATGACTTTACAACAAGACGAAGAGAACAAAGAACTAGAAGCTGGTGAAAGGGCTGAAGATTTCAAACCTTTCATTAGAAGATTACCTGAATTTAAGTTTTGGTACAATTCCACGAGAGCCACGTTAGTCGCACTGGTTTTAAGTTTATTTAGAATTGTGGATATTCCAGTGTTTTGGCCCATTTTACTAATGTATTTCttgttattgtttgttttgaCAATGAGGAAACAGATCCAACACATGATCAAATATAGATACATCCCATTAGATATTGGTAAGAAGAGATACAATTCTTCCGCTTAG
- the NCAS0C05020 gene encoding uncharacterized protein (ancestral locus Anc_1.418): MKIVSINKGPTEKSQTVITLVPEDKEDLFTIYQIIDKDDEVIFKKLFTSKREDAKKNNTDLVTLKLKILSNEFDMKDEYLRYKGVTVIDETGKANIDIALGKFLSFSIVYSHPLTIYKHHFNKYAEKLLKEACEMENKSDTAAVVLQEGISHVCLLTSSSTIMKQKVQFTLPKKKSATDIVKFDDKVESFYKATYEAMKKNFDFEELKMIILCSPGFYAKTLMEKVLKYAEEEQNKLILDNQMIFFVAHCSTGYLQGISEVLKNPEYASKLEDTKFSKNAMVMDKFLEHLEDEDDKAWYGEREIFKASRLEAIETLLVADTKLRSDNIATRERYLDLIDDVEMNGGKVIVFSTLHTSGEELDRLAGFACILKYPIADLDEGLTDEEEALEEEEEIEHERLDEESKGAKKLVPVA; this comes from the coding sequence ATGAAAATTGTGAGCATCAATAAGGGCCCCACTGAGAAATCACAAACGGTCATTACATTAGTTCCCGAGGACAAGGAAGATTTGTTTACtatttatcaaattattGATAAGGATGACGAGGTGatctttaagaaattattcaCGTCAAAGAGAGAAGACGCTAAAAAGAACAATACAGATTTAGTtactttgaaattgaaaatattatccaaTGAATTCGATATGAAGGATGAATACCTGAGATATAAAGGTGTTACAGTCATTGATGAAACTGGTAAGGCTAATATTGACATTGCATTGGGTAAGTTTTTAAGTTTTAGTATTGTTTATTCTCATCCTTTAACTATCTATAAGCAtcattttaataaatatgctgaaaaattattgaaagaggCATgtgaaatggaaaataaatccGATACAGCAGCTGTTGTGTTACAAGAAGGTATTTCTCACGTTTGTTTATTGACCAGTTCATCTACGATAATGAAGCAAAAGGTTCAATTTACCTTaccgaagaagaagagtgCCACAGATATtgttaaatttgatgataaagTGGAGAGTTTTTACAAAGCTACATATGAAGCtatgaagaagaattttgattttgaagaattgaaaatgattatTCTCTGTTCACCTGGATTCTATGCCAAGACTTTAATGGAGAAAGTTCTTAAATATGCAGAGGAAGAGCAAAATAAATTGATTTTGGATAATCAAATGATTTTCTTTGTGGCCCATTGTTCCACTGGTTATTTACAAGGTATTTCTGAAGTATTGAAGAATCCTGAATATGCATCGAAATTGGAAGACACCAAATTCTCCAAGAATGCCATGGTTATGgataaatttttggaacatttagaggatgaagatgataaggCATGGTATGGAGAAAGGGAGATATTTAAGGCATCGAGACTGGAAGCCATTGAAACATTGTTGGTGGCTGATACTAAGTTGAGATCGGATAACATTGCCACGAGGGAAAGATATTTGGatttaattgatgatgTGGAAATGAATGGCGGGAAAGTTATTGTATTTAGTACGTTGCATACCTCCGGTGAAGAACTGGATAGGTTAGCTGGGTTTGCCTGTATTCTTAAGTATCCTATTGCCGATTTGGATGAAGGGTTGactgatgaagaggaagcGTTggaggaagaggaggaaaTCGAACATGAACGTTTAGATGAAGAGTCAAAAGGTGCTAAGAAATTGGTTCCAGTGGCGTGA
- the MRPL32 gene encoding mitochondrial 54S ribosomal protein bL32m (ancestral locus Anc_1.420), whose product MSIQLFHSFIWKRTLLGLEGGLSILLPRKATTTTPGSSLQEWIRRKLLDGPSSTDVPESNTIDTGVLKAVPKKKVSHQKKRQRLYGPGSKQLKMVHHLNECPSCGHYKRANTLCMYCVDSIRRIWKAQSVERNSLWKEPEQEIGLSDVDKKIIYPGKKLTRDMEKLRDKDSYLHRKMRTLPTEKSRK is encoded by the coding sequence ATGAGTATACAATTGTTTCACTCGTTCATATGGAAACGAACTCTGCTTGGTCTCGAAGGGGGGCTTTCTATACTTCTACCGAGAAAGGCGACGACGACGACTCCGGGAAGTTCACTTCAAGAATGgataagaaggaaattacTAGATGGTCCATCATCAACGGATGTACCTGAGAGCAATACGATAGATACCGGGGTATTGAAAGCTGTTCCCAAGAAGAAAGTGTCGCATCAGAAGAAAAGACAAAGATTATATGGGCCGGGCAGTAAACAATTAAAGATGGTACatcatttgaatgaatGTCCCTCTTGTGGTCATTATAAGAGGGCCAATACGCTGTGCATGTATTGTGTTGATAGTATTCGAAGAATTTGGAAGGCTCAGAGTGTGGAAAGGAATTCACTTTGGAAGGAACCTGAACAGGAAATTGGGTTATCTGATGTAGATAAGAAGATTATATATCCTGGGAAGAAACTTACCAGAGATATGGAGAAATTGAGGGATAAGGATTCTTATTTACATCGTAAGATGAGGACGTTACCCACGGAGAAGAGTCGTAAATGA
- the YCP4 gene encoding flavodoxin-like fold family protein (ancestral locus Anc_1.421), with product MVKVAIITYSTYGHITTLAKAIQKGVEAAGGKADLYRVEETLSEEALSNMNAPDKPDDIPVATEQIMGEYDAFLFGVPTRFGTLPAQWSAFWDKTGTMWAQGTLYGKVAGFFVSTASFGGGQESTVRSCLSYLAHHGIIYVPLGYKNAFAELANVEEVHGGSPWGAGTLAGGDGSRSASDLELRIAEIQGKTFYETAKKFFPTTTAASAATKKTEATKKDASAKRSVSKPAAKKPAAAAEEKKTEEKKDDGLMSCCTVM from the coding sequence ATGGTCAAAGTCGCTATCATCACATACTCCACATACGGTCACATTACCACCCTGGCAAAGGCAATCCAAAAGGGTGTCGAAGCCGCAGGTGGTAAGGCAGACCTCTACAGAGTAGAGGAAACCCTCTCCGAAGAAGCTCTATCCAACATGAACGCCCCCGACAAGCCAGACGACATCCCTGTCGCCACAGAACAAATAATGGGAGAATACGACGCTTTCCTATTCGGGGTCCCCACAAGATTCGGTACCTTGCCAGCTCAATGGTCCGCATTCTGGGATAAGACTGGGACCATGTGGGCCCAGGGAACATTGTACGGTAAAGTTGCCGGGTTCTTCGTTAGTACTGCCTCGTTTGGGGGTGGTCAAGAATCTACAGTGAGATCTTGTCTATCCTATTTGGCTCATCATGGGATTATTTACGTCCCATTGGGGTACAAGAATGCATTCGCTGAATTGGCTAACGTCGAAGAAGTCCATGGTGGGTCTCCTTGGGGGGCTGGGACTTTGGCTGGTGGTGATGGTTCTAGATCCGCTTCCGATTTGGAATTGAGAATTGCTGAAATTCAAGGTAAGACTTTCTATGAAACTGCAAAGAAATTCTTCCCAACTACTACTGCTGCTTCTGCTGCAACTAAGAAGACTGAAGCTACTAAGAAGGATGCCTCTGCAAAGAGATCCGTCTCTAAACCAGCTGCTAAGAAACCCGCTGCCGCCGCtgaggaaaagaagactgaagaaaagaaggacGATGGCTTGATGTCTTGTTGTACCGTTatgtaa
- the CIT2 gene encoding citrate (Si)-synthase CIT2 (ancestral locus Anc_1.422) produces MSAVLSTQTTRSILSNSGRRAATIALIHRLYTTASAEPTLKETFSQLIPSKIDEIKQFKKDHGKTVIGNVLLEQAYGGMRGIKGIVWEGSVLDPEEGIKFRGLTIPEIRDQLPKLGDEPLPEGIFWLLLTGEIPSRAQVEQLSADLASRAELPEHVVNLLNGLPKHLHPMAQFSIAVNALESESKFAKAYAQGVNKKEYWKYTFEDSLDLLGKLPTIAATIYRNVFKDGKLGAWDPQADYGKNLATLMGFKNKDFMELMRLYLTIHSDHEGGNVSAHTTHLVGSALSSPYLSLAAGLNGLAGPLHGRANQEVLEWLFKLREEVKGDYSKETIEKYLWDTLNSGRVVPGYGHAVLRKTDPRYTAQREFALKHFPDYELFKLVSSIYEVAPKVLTKQGKTKNPWPNVDSHSGVLLQYYGLTEASFYTVLFGVARAFGVLPQLIIDRAVGAPIERPKSFSTEKYKELVAKIESGETKVV; encoded by the coding sequence ATGTCCGCAGTGCTATCCACACAAACTACAAGATCCATACTCTCAAACTCTGGTCGCAGAGCTGCCACCATCGCCCTCATCCACCGTCTCTACACCACCGCCTCCGCAGAACCCACCCTCAAGGAGACCTTCTCCCAACTCATCCCCTCCAAGATCGACGAAATCAAGCAGTTCAAGAAAGATCACGGCAAGACCGTCATCGGCAACGTCCTCCTCGAGCAAGCATACGGCGGGATGAGAGGTATCAAGGGAATAGTATGGGAAGGGTCCGTCCTGGACCCTGAAGAAGGTATCAAGTTCCGCGGTCTCACCATCCCAGAGATCCGTGATCAATTGCCAAAATTAGGGGATGAACCATTGCCCGAAGGTATCTTTTGGCTCCTATTGACTGGTGAAATTCCATCGAGGGCCCAAGTGGAACAATTGAGTGCGGATTTGGCCTCCAGGGCCGAATTACCGGAACATGTCGTGAACTTGTTGAATGGCTTGCCCAAACATTTACATCCAATGGCCCAATTCTCCATCGCGGTCAATGCCTTGGAATCGGAATCTAAGTTCGCTAAGGCTTACGCTCAGGGGGTCAACAAGAAGGAATATTGGAAGTATACTTTCGAGGATTCATTGGATTTGTTGGGGAAACTACCAACTATCGCTGCTACCATTTACAGAAACGTGTTTAAAGATGGGAAACTGGGTGCTTGGGACCCTCAGGCTGACTACGGGAAGAATTTGGCTACGTTGATGGGGTTCAAGAATAAGGATTTCATGGAATTGATGAGATTGTATTTGACCATCCATTCAGATCATGAAGGTGGGAATGTATCTGCTCATACCACCCATTTAGTCGGCTCAGCATTATCCTCTCCATATTTATCTTTGGCCGCTGGGTTGAACGGGTTGGCTGGTCCATTGCATGGTAGAGCTAATCAAGAAGTCTTGGAATGGTTATTCAAATTACGTGAAGAAGTTAAGGGAGATTATTCCAAGGAAACCATCGAGAAATATTTGTGGGATACTTTGAACTCCGGAAGAGTCGTCCCAGGGTACGGTCATGCCGTCTTGAGAAAGACAGATCCTCGTTACACTGCACAACGTGAATTCGCATTGAAACATTTCCCAGATTACGAACTATTTAAATTGGTCTCCTCCATTTATGAAGTGGCACCAAAAGTATTGACCAAACAGGGGAAGACTAAGAACCCATGGCCAAATGTCGATTCTCATTCAGGGGTCCTATTACAATACTACGGCTTGACTGAAGCTTCTTTCTACACGGTCCTATTCGGTGTCGCTAGAGCTTTCGGTGTCCTACCTCAATTGATCATCGATAGAGCCGTGGGTGCCCCAATCGAAAGACCAAAATCATTCTCCACTGAAAAATACAAAGAATTGGTTGCCAAGATTGAAAGTGGTGAAACAAAAGTTGTATAA
- the YVH1 gene encoding tyrosine protein phosphatase YVH1 (ancestral locus Anc_2.660) → MSAATKPVETTTPAPPAPPAKPIVQDPNVTRILGGIYLGGIQPIIDHTPLQVQFQITHILSVIKFQIIPEYLVRKGYTLKNIPIDDDDTTDILQYINETNSFIDGALFPNQPNYDPREVNFKKIKQAAGSAVYVHCHAGVSRSTTFVIAYLMYRFGLSLKQALYACKRRKSNVEPNVNFLEQLAIFEQMGGQYVDPENQLYKTWKLTNSIKLDPTGDHILHDDAIFKKSEDEVKDLSRMSEEQLSQVTTVRCKKCRTQLALSTSFIPHDPPSKESTEGHFIRRAAGSHRIIDIQESQSQCSHFFVEPLNWMKEELRGKQELEGKFSCPGCNSKVGGYNWKGSRCSCGKWVIPAIHLQSNKVDQFPLNQRALPNMVQFKPNH, encoded by the coding sequence ATGTCTGCTGCTACTAAACCTGTCGAGACGACCACCCCAGCACCCCCCGCTCCCCCAGCTAAACCCATCGTCCAGGACCCCAACGTCACAAGGATCCTCGGGGGTATCTACCTGGGCGGCATCCAACCCATCATAGACCACACCCCACTCCAGgttcaattccaaatcacCCACATCCTCTCAGTCatcaaattccaaatcatccCAGAGTACCTCGTCCGCAAGGGGTACACCCTCAAGAACATCCCGATCGATGACGACGACACCACCGACATCCTGCAATACATCAACGAGACAAACAGCTTCATCGACGGGGCCCTCTTCCCGAACCAACCCAACTACGACCCTCGTGAAGTGAACTTCAAGAAGATCAAACAGGCCGCAGGGTCCGCCGTCTATGTGCATTGTCACGCTGGGGTCTCACGTTCCACCACCTTCGTCATCGCTTACCTCATGTATAGATTCGGtctttctttgaaacaGGCCCTGTATGCCTGTAAGAGACGGAAAAGTAATGTGGAACCCAATgtcaatttcttggaacaaTTAGCCATTTTTGAACAGATGGGCGGCCAGTACGTCGATCCGGAAAATCAATTGTACAAGACCTGGAAATTGACCAACTCGATCAAATTGGACCCCACCGGGGACCACATCTTGCATGATGATGCCATTTTCAAGAAGTCCGAGGATGAAGTGAAGGATTTGTCTAGGATGAGTGAAGAGCAATTGAGCCAGGTGACCACCGTGAGATGTAAGAAGTGTAGAACACAATTGGCATTGTCTACATCCTTCATCCCACATGATCCACCAAGTAAGGAGTCCACAGAGGGACATTTCATTAGAAGAGCCGCAGGGTCTCATAGAATTATTGACATTCAAGAATCACAATCTCAATGTTCTCATTTCTTCGTGGAACCattgaattggatgaagGAGGAATTGAGGGGCAAACAAGAATTGGAGGGCAAATTTTCTTGCCCTGGTTGTAATAGTAAAGTTGGTGGCTATAATTGGAAGGGTTCTAGATGCTCTTGTGGGAAATGGGTCATCCCTGCTATTCATTTGCAAAGTAATAAAGTTGATCAGTTCCCCTTGAATCAAAGAGCTTTGCCCAATATGGTCCAATTTAAACCAAATCATTAA
- the MND2 gene encoding Mnd2p (ancestral locus Anc_2.659), producing the protein MENDQIFGILFNPMEMSHTTSFHELPLFQEVEENIRKGSNSNSNNGRSIRPIIGWQDQKSGKNKKRFRRGEDNFYYPSLDSYNVFNVKPYYCRGGQMDPFRMRLDQQRHAFKGIRHLGENFFRPIGVYKTVNEMKLDQERKSASSHHDTNNISSTSVTNPLVALSIMSAGTGNGATQDTGSYDINIENENENENENENGGSVSENMLILDGIVEGNEESEEEEEQEEDYDEDAEDCIVVDPMGRLDTGE; encoded by the coding sequence ATGGAGAACgatcaaatatttggtaTATTGTTTAATCCAATGGAGATGTCCCATACGACTTCATTCCATGAACTACCGTTATTTCAAGAAGTGGAAGAAAACATAAGGAAGGGCAGTAAtagtaatagtaataatggGAGAAGTATACGACCTATTATTGGATGGCAGGATCAGAAGAGTGGGAAGAATAAGAAGAGGTTTCGTCGGGGAGAGgataatttttattatcctAGTTTGGATTCGTATAATGTTTTCAATGTGAAGCCATATTATTGTCGAGGTGGTCAAATGGACCCGTTCCGTATGCGATTAGATCAACAGAGACATGCGTTTAAGGGTATTAGACATTTGGGTGAGAATTTCTTTCGACCCATTGGTGTTTATAAGACTGTGAATGAGATGAAGTTGGATCAAGAGAGGAAAAGTGCAAGTTCTCATCATGATACGAATAATATTAGTTCGACGAGTGTAACGAACCCGTTAGTGGCGTTGAGTATTATGAGTGCTGGCACGGGGAATGGTGCGACGCAGGATACGGGTTCGTATGATATTAATATTGAGAACGAGAACGAGAACGAGAATGAGAACGAAAATGGAGGATCTGTGAGTGAGAATATGCTTATACTTGATGGTATTGTCGAGGGcaatgaagaaagtgaagaagaagaagaacaagaggaGGATTACGATGAAGATGCGGAAGATTGTATCGTGGTTGATCCTATGGGACGTCTCGATACGGGAGAGtag